The genomic segment ACGGCATCATCGGCAGTGCGTGTGCGCCGTCCGGTGCTTCCACTGGCTCGCGTGAAGCGCTCGAGCTGCGTGATGGCGACAAGAGCCGTTACCTGGGCAAGGGTGTGCTCAAGGCGGTAGCCAACATCAACGGTCCGATCCGCGATCTGCTGCTGGGCACCGACCCAAGCGACCAGAAAGCCCTGGATCACGCGATGATCAAGCTCGACGGTACTGAAAACAAAGGCTCCCTGGGCGCCAACGCGATCCTCGCCGTATCCCTGGCCGCGGCCAAGGCAGCAGCACAGGACCAGGACCTGCCGCTGTACGCACACATCGCCAACCTGAACGGCACCCCGGGTGTTTACTCGATGCCGGTTCCGATGATGAACATCATCAACGGTGGCGAGCACGCCGATAACAACGTCGACATCCAGGAATTCATGGTGCAGCCGGTTGGCGCCAAGTCTTTCTCGGAAGGCCTGCGCATGGGCACCGAGATTTTCCATCACCTCAAAGCTGTGCTGAAGGCACGTGGCCTGAGCACTGCCGTGGGTGACGAAGGCGGTTTCGCACCGAACCTGGCTTCCAACGAAGACGCATTGAAAGTGATCTCCGAAGCCGTGGCCAATGCCGGTTACAAGCTGGGCACCGACGTGACCCTGGCGCTGGATTGCGCAGCCAGCGAATTCTACGAGGATGGCAAGTACAACCTGTCCGGCGAAGGTCATGTATTCACCTCCGAAGGTTTTGCTGACTACCTCAAAGGCCTGACCGAGCGTTACCCGATCATCTCCATCGAAGATGGCCTGGACGAGTCCGACTGGGCGGGCTGGAAAGTCCTCACCGACAAGATCGGCGAGAAAATCCAACTGGTGGGCGACGACCTGTTCGTCACCAACACCAAGATCCTGAAAGAAGGCATCGACAAGAAGATTGCCAACTCGATCCTGATCAAGTTCAACCAGATCGGCACCCTGACTGAAACCCTGGAAGCCATCCAGATGGCCAAGGCCGCTGGTTACACCGCTGTGATCTCGCACCGCTCCGGCGAAACCGAAGATTCGACCATTGCCGACCTGGCTGTGGGCACTGCGGCAGGCCAGATCAAGACCGGCTCGCTGTGCCGTTCCGATCGCGTTTCCAAGTACAACCAACTGCTGCGTATCGAAGAGCAGTTGAACGGTAAAGCCAAGTACAACGGTCGCAGCGAGTTCCGCGGCTGATTTGTACGTGGTAAAAAAGACAGCAGATAGTGTCAAAAAAATCGCTACAACGATGAATTTGCCACTAATCTGATGC from the Pseudomonas sp. N3-W genome contains:
- the eno gene encoding phosphopyruvate hydratase, whose amino-acid sequence is MAKIVDIKGREVLDSRGNPTVEADVLLDNGIIGSACAPSGASTGSREALELRDGDKSRYLGKGVLKAVANINGPIRDLLLGTDPSDQKALDHAMIKLDGTENKGSLGANAILAVSLAAAKAAAQDQDLPLYAHIANLNGTPGVYSMPVPMMNIINGGEHADNNVDIQEFMVQPVGAKSFSEGLRMGTEIFHHLKAVLKARGLSTAVGDEGGFAPNLASNEDALKVISEAVANAGYKLGTDVTLALDCAASEFYEDGKYNLSGEGHVFTSEGFADYLKGLTERYPIISIEDGLDESDWAGWKVLTDKIGEKIQLVGDDLFVTNTKILKEGIDKKIANSILIKFNQIGTLTETLEAIQMAKAAGYTAVISHRSGETEDSTIADLAVGTAAGQIKTGSLCRSDRVSKYNQLLRIEEQLNGKAKYNGRSEFRG